The Lycium barbarum isolate Lr01 chromosome 10, ASM1917538v2, whole genome shotgun sequence genome includes a region encoding these proteins:
- the LOC132613916 gene encoding probable protein arginine N-methyltransferase 6, translating into MLQPTDGGYTNGYHNHNGAAPAGGGGNRVRRCSRGRTRGGRRGGGSDGVGGARVYQQQIGDEEEMEKPAVPCTDFDTAYFHSYAHVGIHEEMIKDRVRTDSYRNAIFQHQNFIAGKVVVDVGCGTGILSIFCAQAGARRVYAVDASDIAVQANEIVKANNLSDKVIVLHGRVEDVEIDEEVDVIVSEWMGYMLLYESMLGSVITARDRWLKPGGLILPSHATLYMAPVTHPDRYSESVDFWRNVYGIDMSAIMPLAKQCAFEEPSVETITVENVLTWPQVVKHVDCYTVTSQELESITARFKFESMMRSPFHGFAFWFDVEFTGPAVLHLNNGMPPSFVEPSYSQEGNMHRKKRPNPNEALVLSTAPEDPPTHWQQTLVYFYEPLDVEQDQVIEGSLTLSQSKENARFMNIHLEYSSGGRSFVKESVMR; encoded by the exons atgttgcaacCAACAGACGGCGGTTACACTAACGGCTACCACAACCACAACGGCGCCGCCCCCGCCGGCGGCGGAGGTAATCGAGTGCGGAGGTGCAGCCGCGGAAGGACACGTGGCGGCCGTAGAGGCGGTGGTAGCGACGGTGTTGGTGGTGCTAGGGTTTATCAACAGCAGATTGGAGATGAGGAGGAGATGGAAAAACCTGCAGTTCCTTGCACGGATTTCGATACGGCGTATTTCCATTCGTATGCTCACGTTGGCATTCATGAAGAGATGATTAag GATCGTGTGCGGACTGACAGTTATAGGAATGCAATTTTTCAGCATCAAAACTTCATTGCTGGAAAA gttgttgttgatgttggatgTGGCACTGGCATCCTATCTATATTTTGTGCGCAGGCGGGTGCAAGACGA GTATATGCTGTTGATGCAAGCGATATAGCTGTCCAG GCGAATGAAATTGTGAAGGCAAACAATCTATCTGACAAAGTTATTGTTTTACATGGGCGAGTCGAG GACGTTGAAATTGATGAAGAAGTTGATGTTATAGTTTCAGAATGGATGGGTTACATGCTTCTTTATGAG AGCATGCTGGGGAGTGTTATCACTGCTAGGGACCGCTGGCTGAAACCAGGAGGTCTTATTCTTCCATCACATGCAACG CTCTACATGGCACCTGTGACACATCCAGATCGGTATAGTGAAAGCGTTGATTTCTGGCGTAATGTTTATGGGATAGACA TGTCTGCTATAATGCCGCTAGCAAAGCAGTGCGCATTTGAAGAGCCATCGGTGGAGACAATCACTGTAGAAAATGTTTTGACATGGCCACAAGTG GTGAAGCATGTGGACTGCTATACAGTGACAAGTCAGGAGCTAGAGTCCATCACTGCCAGATTCAAATTTGAGTCAATGATGCGAT cACCCTTTCATGGTTTTGCTTTCTGGTTTGATGTGGAGTTTACTGGCCCAGCAGTACTTCATTTGAATAATGGTATGCCACCCTCATTTGTTGAGCCTTCATACAGTCAGGAAGGCAATATGCACAGAAAGAAGCGTCCCAATCCTAACGAAGCTCTTGTCTTGTCAACTGCACCAGAGGATCCCCCAACACACTGGCAACAG ACGTTGGTTTACTTCTATGAACCCTTGGACGTGGAGCAAGATCAGGTTATAGAAGGCTCTCTAACATTGTCGCAAAGCAAAGAAAATGCTCGATTTATGAACATCCATCTTGAATATTC ATCTGGTGGACGTTCGTTTGTCAAAGAGTCAGTGATGCGTTAA
- the LOC132614286 gene encoding putative late blight resistance protein homolog R1A-10, whose amino-acid sequence MKEIVLVNILLKNLSKQLYEDDDDLKLISGSESEFLDLLNQVRRRNACLLYVADIKTHRLRKELRADISSVIYRTEDVIDELLVKRMLIKERCYYYIWPAKRLFIMSSSRRNKVVLKSASQVIKNLLDRMVKFNRMVEFDKMVEPPGGERLAFQKFRLVANVVVALGKTVHQQSTRVLDPLRGVSQKSRLLKNVLDDASTQTVPQPSTSVVDPPRGSGQEFHHQQSTIEHHQATIMLDPLRGSCLKFRLLANVLVDALPKTVHQQSTSVLDPPRGCGYEGCARVVGYSWEAEKLIKRLIEGPEDPDVVPIVGIVGLGKTTLAKEIYSDSRIIHEFHFKYWVNVHQFELKDICLSILERLERDGINVEYDEDMDVRELAERICDILAERDGRCLFVLDDVRTSEVVDLFKIIFRKNKKRHRILMTTRIGYVATYANEDPHYLKHLSRDESSEFLIGMCGGKSTLSKELVGIGISIAEQCSGVPLLLVLVANSLKIRPEIREWHFVERDMMKRVMDKRNRLSIYPFVKESYDRLTEDMKLCFLYLGVFPLDFQIPAQKLIRLWIAECLINFDSDFDSISLEERAEICLNALVDRNLVIVTRKRLDGKIKTCRVHELLHAFCKFKAEKWLFKLVSEDTVTESTVNKAETTRRLCIQSTVVLKNFLSTKPVAKHVRSFYCFHSEQSQMGLFDSYSQLIPKAFPLLRVLEIGSLNPVFPKDFNQLYHLKYISISGDFKALPEAFGKFWNLQTLLINTTTSEPTLAIEASIWNLLQLRHLHTNIPAKLLSSPNPTGKDSCLQTLSVVAPESCRIDVFAKAFNLKKLGIRGDMGAFLSLKFSNLEDIRCLEHLKLYNDGSNKFPLPPSFQFLRTLKKLTLSNTMFDWSDANILGQLGSLEVLKLKQNAFMGKSWKSERGGFSQLQVLWIEKANLETWKASELHFPRLRHLVLISCEDLKAVPSKLADVHSFKEMRLENTHGAVRSAREIECKKLESIKFKLTIFPPDADY is encoded by the exons ATGAAAGAGATCGTGTTGGTCAATATTCTGTTGAAGAACCTGTCGAAGCAGTTATATGAAGATGACGATGACTTGAAGCTGATCTCAGGTTCAGAGAGTGAGTTTCTAGATCTGCTGAACCAAGTTCGACGCCGAAATGCCTGCCTACTCTATGTCGCAGATATTAAGACGCATCGATTGAGAAAAGAGTTGAGGGCGGATATTTCATCTGTTATTTATAGAACTGAGGACGTCATTGATGAGTTGCTGGTTAAGAGGATGCTGATAAAAGAGAGATGCTACTATTATATATGGCCGGCAAAACGTCTCTTCATTATGAGCTCTAGCCGCCGGAATAAAGTAGTACTAAAGAGTGCTTCCCAAGTTATCAAAAACCTCCTTGACAGAATGGTGAAATTTAACAGAATGGTGGAATTTGACAAAATGGTGGAACCTCCGGGCGGAGAACGACTAGCTTTTCAAAAGTTTCGTCTGGTTGCAAATGTTGTCGTTGCTTTGGGTAAAACAGTTCACCAGCAGTCTACGAGGGTGCTCGATCCCCTGAGGGGGGTCAGTCAAAAGTCTCGTCTGTTAAAAAATGTTTTGGATGATGCTTCGACTCAAACAGTTCCCCAGCCGTCTACGAGCGTGGTCGATCCCCCGAGGGGGTCCGGTCAAGAGTTTCATCACCAACAGTCTACGATCGAGCACCACCAGGCTACGATAATGCTCGATCCCCTGAGGGGGTCCTGTCTAAAGTTTCGTCTGTTAGCAAATGTTTTGGTTGATGCTTTGCCTAAAACAGTTCACCAGCAGTCTACAAGCGTGCTCGATCCTCCGAGGGGGTGTGGCTACGAG GGATGCGCCAGAGTGGTGGGCTACTCTTGGGAAGCAGAAAAACTGATCAAGCGACTTATTGAAGGACCGGAAGATCCAGATGTTGTTCCCATTGTGGGTATCGTTGGACTTGGGAAAACCACATTGGCAAAAGAAATCTATTCTGATTCTCGAATTATACATGAATTTCACTTCAAATATTGGGTTAACGTCCACCAATTCGAGCTGAAGGATATCTGTCTTTCTATTCTTGAACGGCTCGAGCGAGATGGCATTAATGTAGAATATGATGAAGATATGGATGTGCGTGAATTAGCTGAGAGAATATGTGATATTTTGGCTGAAAGAGATGGTAGATGTCTCTTTGTGTTGGACGACGTGCGGACATCAGAAGTTGTTGATCTTTTCAAAATAATTTTtcgaaaaaataaaaaacgtCACCGTATTCTGATGACCACTCGCATAGGATATGTGGCTACTTATGCCAATGAAGATCCTCATTATCTGAAACATCTGTCTCGAGATGAAAGTTCTGAGTTTTTAATTGGAATGTGTGGCGGGAAAAGTACCTTATCTAAGGAGTTGGTTGGAATCGGGATAAGCATTGCAGAACAATGTAGTGGAGTACCACTTTTGTTAGTTCTTGTTGCAAATTCATTAAAAATTCGCCCGGAAATACGTGAGTGGCATTTTGTTGAGAGAGATATGATGAAGCGAGTTATGGATAAACGTAACCGACTAAGCATTTATCCCTTCGTAAAGGAGAGTTATGATCGTTTGACCGAGGATATGAAGCTATGTTTCCTATATTTGGGCGTCTTTCCTCTAGATTTTCAAATTCCTGCTCAGAAATTGATTCGCTTGTGGATTGCTGAGTGCTTAATAAATTTTGACTCCGACTTCGACTCGATATCACTTGAGGAGAGAGCAGAAATTTGTTTGAACGCCCTTGTCGATAGGAATCTAGTAATAGTGACGCGAAAGAGGCTTGATGGTAAAATAAAAACATGTCGTGTTCATGAGTTGTTGCATGCTTTCTGCAAATTCAAGGCTGAAAAATGGCTCTTTAAACTAGTATCTGAAGATACTGTCACTGAAAGTACTGTCAATAAAGCAGAGACTACGCGTCGATTGTGTATTCAATCCACTGTTGTTCTGAAAAACTTTCTCTCCACAAAGCCAGTTGCAAAGCATGTTAGATCTTTTTACTGTTTTCATTCAGAACAAAGCCAAATGGGGTTGTTTGACAGTTACAGCCAACTCATCCCCAAAGCTTTTCCATTGCTTAGGGTTTTGGAGATTGGTTCCCTTAACCCCGTTTTCCCCAAGGATTTTAACCAGCTATATCATTTGAAGTATATTTCCATCTCAGGAGATTTCAAGGCTCTTCCCGAAGCCTTTGGTAAATTCTGGAACTTACAAACTCTTCTAATTAACACAACTACATCAGAGCCCACCCTTGCGATTGAAGCAAGCATATGGAATTTGTTACAATTGCGGCATCTGCACACCAATATCCCTGCAAAATTGCTGTCCTCTCCTAACCCAACTGGTAAAGATTCTTGCCTACAAACTCTTTCTGTGGTGGCACCAGAAAGTTGCAGGATAGATGTCTTTGCAAAAGCTTTTAATCTCAAAAAGTTGGGTATTCGAGGGGACATGGGGGCTTTCCTTTCCCTTAAATTCAGCAATCTTGAAGACATAAGATGCCTAGAACATTTGAAACTGTATAACGATGGTTCTAATAAATTTCCCCTTCCTCCGTCCTTCCAATTTTTACGCACTCTGAAGAAGTTAACATTGTCTAACACAATGTTTGATTGGAGTGATGCCAACATATTAGGGCAATTGGGATCCCTTGAGGTCCTAAAGTTGAAACAGAATGCATTCATGGGGAAATCCTGGAAGTCGGAGAGAGGAGGTTTCAGTCAACTCCAGGTCCTTTGGATTGAAAAGGCAAACTTGGAAACTTGGAAGGCCTCAGAACTTCATTTTCCAAGACTTAGGCACCTCGTTCTCATCTCTTGTGAAGATCTTAAGGCCGTGCCATCTAAGCTGGCTGATGTACATAGCTTTAAAGAGATGAGGCTGGAGAACACACACGGAGCAGTCAGATCTGCAAGAGAAATAGAGTGCAAGAAGCTGGAAAGCATCAAATTCAAACTCACCATATTCCCTCCTGATGCTGATTATTAG